The following coding sequences are from one Lolium rigidum isolate FL_2022 chromosome 6, APGP_CSIRO_Lrig_0.1, whole genome shotgun sequence window:
- the LOC124667791 gene encoding amino acid permease 3-like has translation MQVSAAELGETKLSKQGLDDDGRNKRTGTMWTASSHIITAVIGSGVLSLGWAIAQLGWVAGPAVMLLFSLVTYFTSSLLADCYRSGDQSTGKRNYTYMDAVNANLSGVKVKVCGVLQYANIVGVAIGYTIAASTSMLAIRRANCFHGKGHANPCKISSTPYMLIFGVAQVFFSQIPDFDQISWLSMLAAAMSFTYSSIGLGLGIVQVIANGGVQGSMTGISIGAAVTPMQKVWRSTQAFGDIAFAYSYSLILIEIQDTIRAPPPSESTVMKRATGVSVAVTTVFYMLCGCMGYAAFGDAAPGNLLTGFGFYEPFWLLDIANAAIVVHLVGAYQVYCQPLFAFVEKSAAQRWPDSKFVTGEVEVPLLRGKVNMFRATWRTAFVVATTVVSMMLPFFNDVVGFLGALGFWPLTVYFPVEMYVVQKKVPKWSTKWVCLQMLSVCCLVISLAAAAGSIAGIKSDLKVYHPFKS, from the exons ATGCAGGTGTCCGCCGCCGAGCTCGGCGAGACCAAGCTGTCCAAGCAGGGCTTGGACGACGATGGCCGCAACAAGCGAACCG GCACGATGTGGACGGCTAGCTCGCACATTATCACCGCGGTGATCGGGTCCGGGGTTCTATCGTTGGGCTGGGCCATCGCGCAGCTCGGCTGGGTGGCCGGCCCCGCCGTCATGCTCCTCTTCTCCCTCGTCACCTACTTCACCTCCTCGCTCCTCGCCGACTGCTACCGCTCCGGCGACCAGAGCACCGGCAAGCGCAACTACACCTACATGGACGCCGTCAACGCCAACCTCAGCGGCGTCAAGGTCAAGGTCTGCGGGGTGCTGCAGTACGCCAACATAGTAGGGGTCGCCATCGGCTACACCATCGCAGCATCCACCAGCATGCTCGCCATCAGGCGGGCAAACTGTTTCCACGGCAAGGGCCACGCCAACCCCTGCAAGATCTCCAGCACGCCCTACATGCTCATCTTCGGCGTGGCGCAGGTCTTCTTCTCCCAGATCCCCGACTTCGACCAGATCTCATGGCTCTCCATGCTCGCCGCCGCCATGTCATTCACCTACTCCTCCATCGGCCTAGGCCTCGGCATCGTCCAAGTCATAG CAAACGGAGGCGTGCAAGGCAGCATGACCGGGATCAGCATCGGCGCAGCGGTGACCCCGATGCAGAAGGTGTGGCGCAGCACGCAGGCGTTCGGCGACATCGCCTTCGCCTACTCCTACTCCCTCATCCTCATCGAGATCCAGGACACCATCCGCGCGCCCCCGCCCTCCGAGTCCACCGTCATGAAGCGCGCCACGGGGGTCAGCGTCGCGGTCACCACCGTCTTCTACATGCTGTGCGGCTGCATGGGCTACGCGGCCTTCGGCGACGCCGCGCCGGGGAACCTCCTCACGGGCTTCGGCTTCTACGAGCCCTTCTGGCTCCTCGACATTGCCAACGCCGCCATCGTCGTCCACCTAGTCGGCGCCTACCAGGTCTACTGCCAGCCCTTATTCGCCTTCGTCGAGAAGTCGGCGGCGCAGAGGTGGCCGGACTCCAAGTTCGTCACCGGGGAGGTCGAGGTCCCGCTGCTGAGGGGCAAGGTGAACATGTTCAGGGCAACTTGGAGGACAGCGTTCGTGGTGGCGACGACGGTCGTGTCCATGATGCTGCCCTTCTTCAACGACGTGGTGGGCTTCCTCGGCGCGCTCGGCTTCTGGCCGCTCACCGTCTACTTCCCCGTCGAGATGTACGTGGTGCAGAAGAAGGTGCCCAAGTGGAGCACCAAGTGGGTGTGCCTGCAGATGCTCAGCGTCTGCTGCCTCGtcatctccctcgccgccgccgcgggctccATCGCCGGAATCAAGTCCGACCTCAAGGTGTACCACCCGTTCAAGTCATGA